One region of Mesomycoplasma ovipneumoniae genomic DNA includes:
- a CDS encoding ribonuclease III family protein encodes MQSNKKIHEFLQKLDIKPNSIDIYVQSLTHKSYNFTNPSTPHYEMLEFLGDSAIHYAVTRAIYDNFYKKEGNSTQLRAVLTSTNYLAKVCQDLGLIELVFLGKGASEIRENNKLKADVFEAFSAAILLDQGFDKLNEFLAKYLYNGVNFACEKEYKDPKSIFQEKIQSFSSLSKINYLPTRLADGTFRVDLIWEEKKYGIGYGKSIKEAEFNAATNALNIFAVDTDQ; translated from the coding sequence ATGCAATCCAATAAAAAAATTCACGAATTTTTGCAAAAATTAGATATTAAACCAAATTCAATAGACATTTATGTTCAATCATTAACACATAAAAGTTACAACTTTACAAATCCGTCAACACCGCATTATGAAATGTTAGAATTTTTGGGAGATTCAGCAATTCATTATGCTGTAACTCGGGCAATTTATGATAATTTTTATAAAAAAGAAGGTAATTCAACTCAACTTCGTGCGGTTCTTACCTCCACAAATTATTTAGCCAAAGTCTGCCAAGATTTAGGACTAATTGAGCTTGTATTTTTAGGTAAAGGTGCATCAGAAATTCGTGAAAATAACAAATTGAAAGCTGATGTTTTTGAAGCATTTTCAGCAGCAATTTTACTTGATCAAGGTTTTGATAAGCTTAATGAATTTTTGGCAAAATATTTGTATAATGGTGTAAATTTTGCATGCGAAAAAGAGTACAAAGACCCAAAATCAATTTTTCAAGAAAAAATTCAGTCTTTTTCTTCGCTTAGCAAAATCAATTATTTACCAACTAGACTTGCTGATGGAACTTTTCGTGTTGACTTAATTTGGGAAGAAAAAAAATACGGTATTGGCTATGGAAAATCTATTAAAGAAGCAGAATTTAATGCCGCAACTAACGCACTCAACATTTTTGCCGTTGACACAGATCAATAA
- a CDS encoding Mhp366/Mhp367 family surface (lipo)protein, which produces MTRKKKILFSIFTLFFLSAASVTAFFTYNYLNHSAPAKKISGIDLLLESDKGEKVDSENKFSKDYLAEIDQFNDFFSDQNQDLAEEYGQRESFFEQLSLLDLEKITKNDVSFPEGYERFNFNTENNFVTKESDENFLGPTNNNLLIYDLNYPLIDNLIEENNTFKSNILNQKFTIFDSKARNQIFKLDKIGAYAQPLNSDEYDWIYQKNVKFKTGTAAILDSNNEKTLLITNNHVLRPLESYKYNDENFEIKTQKIRFWNTLGGNFLEWYQDGKIYSLDRDNIALLFYVKEIYEKKITTFDQVKILEFLINFYNDYFEIPSDFDNQKFDVGVFYFKYKKFIDDLRELAKFYTENKTDILAKIQQNQTITDANNARSNSIESKFENFLATYQNFIDFWEKMVKEKPVQISEKVWKKGDSTYDFNVGLFWPKSKPMKNNFKGVYASDPQQNFSRLSLYFYTNNGPGASGSGVFNEKGELQFINGFGLINNFYDNNSRIEKNYYDKLNTNISLSGGIPLVTEDFNLTKLIKDFYPSNQKKGFTSIQNEQIVVTNKKA; this is translated from the coding sequence ATGACAAGGAAAAAAAAGATTTTATTTTCAATTTTTACGTTATTTTTTCTAAGCGCAGCTTCAGTTACTGCTTTTTTTACCTACAATTATTTAAATCATTCGGCCCCTGCAAAAAAAATTAGTGGTATTGATTTACTACTTGAATCAGATAAAGGCGAAAAAGTTGACAGTGAAAACAAATTTAGCAAAGATTACTTAGCTGAAATTGACCAATTTAATGATTTTTTTAGTGACCAAAATCAAGATCTAGCCGAAGAATATGGACAAAGAGAAAGTTTTTTTGAGCAACTTTCGCTTTTAGATCTTGAAAAAATAACAAAAAATGACGTTAGTTTTCCTGAAGGTTATGAGCGGTTTAATTTTAATACCGAAAATAACTTTGTCACAAAAGAAAGTGATGAAAATTTTCTTGGCCCAACAAATAATAATTTATTAATTTATGACTTAAATTATCCTTTAATTGATAATTTAATTGAAGAAAATAATACCTTTAAATCTAATATTTTGAATCAAAAATTTACAATTTTTGATTCAAAAGCGCGCAATCAAATATTTAAACTTGATAAAATTGGCGCGTATGCCCAACCTTTAAATTCCGATGAATATGATTGAATTTACCAAAAAAACGTAAAATTTAAGACCGGAACTGCCGCAATATTAGATTCTAATAATGAAAAAACATTATTAATTACAAATAATCACGTTTTACGACCTTTGGAAAGCTATAAATACAACGATGAAAACTTCGAAATCAAAACCCAAAAAATAAGATTCTGAAATACTTTAGGTGGAAATTTTCTTGAATGATATCAAGATGGAAAAATTTATAGCCTCGACAGGGATAATATAGCATTACTTTTTTATGTAAAAGAAATTTACGAAAAAAAAATTACCACCTTTGATCAAGTTAAAATTTTAGAATTTCTTATTAATTTTTACAATGATTATTTTGAAATTCCTTCTGATTTTGATAATCAAAAATTTGATGTCGGAGTTTTTTATTTTAAATACAAAAAGTTTATTGATGATTTAAGAGAATTAGCTAAATTTTATACAGAAAATAAAACCGATATCTTAGCAAAAATTCAACAAAATCAAACAATAACTGACGCTAATAATGCTAGAAGTAATTCAATTGAATCAAAATTTGAAAATTTTCTAGCAACTTATCAAAATTTTATTGATTTCTGAGAAAAAATGGTCAAAGAAAAACCTGTTCAAATTTCAGAAAAAGTTTGAAAAAAAGGTGATTCAACCTATGATTTTAATGTAGGCCTTTTTTGACCAAAGTCAAAACCTATGAAAAATAATTTCAAAGGCGTTTATGCCTCAGATCCCCAGCAAAATTTTTCACGCTTATCATTGTATTTTTATACAAACAACGGACCAGGCGCTTCTGGTTCAGGAGTTTTTAACGAAAAAGGTGAACTCCAATTTATTAACGGATTTGGCTTAATTAACAATTTTTACGATAATAATTCACGAATAGAAAAAAATTATTACGACAAATTAAACACAAATATTTCATTATCAGGTGGAATTCCTCTTGTTACTGAGGATTTTAATTTAACAAAATTAATAAAAGATTTTTACCCTTCTAATCAAAAGAAGGGATTTACTTCAATTCAAAATGAGCAAATTGTTGTAACAAATAAAAAAGCGTAA
- a CDS encoding type I restriction-modification system subunit M, which yields MSKITKQQLGAKIWHGVNRLRKNLEAYEYKDYILGLLLYKFLCQKQTEYLISQEFDKDDLYLLDDQLDRSGIDLGNTGVLSWGVVDRKIESLKDKNGFFIQHRNLFDSWVKNKQKFDIKAFQGAFKDFSDGVNEIVNKSKKSSHASLFKGLFSKFETDLGKLAPNAKEQTEVISQLIDTINEIPTTRQQYDVLGFIYEYLIAQFASTAGKKAGEFYTPHEVSDLISRIVAFYLKDRKDISIYDPTSGSGGLLLNIGQEFKKYSESSITYYAQEIKNETYNLTRMNLIMSNINSDQIHVRRGDTLEDDWPLFENEDTSTYRLLTVDAVVSNPPYSQRWEPKNAGHTERFEEYGEPPENKADYAFLLHDLYHIKNDGIGAVILPHGVLFRGGREGQIRKKLVEKGQIDAIIGLPANMFYGTGIETVIIILRKDRFKNDILFVDASNLFVKDGKNNRFAKSHIKKIADIVNYRLETEISKIISFEEIEKNNFNLNISRYVELTGKKEEQHDLFSLVFGSISKKELKRFDNFFLNFPKIKEKMFKENQQNSDYYDLLSQDYINIIYNDSDFQNYLESFESKVVNFIDFFKSKVSDINSIKNIKLIELEKDITEYIFSSLKFPLIDTYDVYQIIIDNFENVKEDLELLRENFSDSGSLDIKEFLNDQIESVDSINQKEKDFRRIKSWKSKFFSNDLIEQKFFPNEFAQLNKVQDQIDQFESEIKELCQIISDEDKTNEIYNDEKNSWIQSGIKKLAKTFKDSKESWEKDSFESLIIQINEKYLDIDKVKKDLTNLKNDLTNNSYNQYLNLNEKDFYDLLISKWWEKFIQNFKEKSEEFVDEQISGISEILNKYKHTFVDIQKKVSDLETKMSTFLDELEGNPADMEAIKKLSNILKAN from the coding sequence ATGAGCAAAATAACTAAACAGCAACTTGGCGCAAAAATTTGACATGGTGTCAATAGGTTGCGAAAAAATCTTGAGGCCTATGAATATAAGGACTATATTTTAGGGTTACTTTTATACAAATTTTTATGTCAAAAACAGACAGAATATTTAATTAGTCAGGAATTTGATAAGGATGATCTCTATCTTTTGGATGATCAATTGGACCGTAGTGGTATTGACCTTGGAAATACTGGGGTACTAAGTTGGGGAGTGGTTGATAGAAAGATAGAGTCATTGAAAGACAAAAATGGATTTTTTATCCAGCATCGGAATTTATTTGATTCTTGAGTCAAAAATAAACAAAAATTTGACATTAAAGCTTTTCAAGGTGCATTTAAGGATTTTAGTGATGGAGTTAATGAAATAGTTAATAAATCTAAAAAGTCTTCGCATGCTTCATTGTTTAAAGGTTTATTTTCTAAATTTGAAACTGATTTGGGGAAACTTGCACCAAATGCCAAAGAACAAACTGAAGTCATTTCTCAACTTATTGATACTATCAATGAAATTCCAACTACTAGACAACAATATGATGTTCTAGGCTTTATTTATGAGTATTTAATTGCTCAATTTGCCTCAACCGCTGGAAAAAAAGCTGGCGAATTTTATACACCTCATGAGGTAAGTGACTTAATCTCGCGAATAGTTGCATTTTATTTAAAAGATCGCAAAGATATTAGCATTTATGATCCAACAAGTGGTTCAGGTGGTTTGCTGTTAAACATAGGTCAAGAATTTAAAAAATATAGCGAAAGTTCAATCACTTATTATGCTCAAGAGATTAAAAACGAAACTTATAATTTAACAAGAATGAACTTAATTATGTCAAACATAAATTCCGATCAAATCCATGTTCGTAGAGGAGATACTTTGGAAGATGATTGGCCTTTATTTGAAAATGAAGACACTAGCACATATCGATTGTTAACTGTCGATGCTGTTGTGTCAAATCCACCATATTCTCAAAGATGAGAACCAAAAAATGCAGGTCATACAGAAAGATTTGAAGAATATGGAGAGCCGCCTGAAAACAAAGCAGACTATGCTTTTTTATTACACGACTTATATCACATAAAAAATGATGGAATTGGTGCGGTTATTTTGCCCCACGGAGTTTTATTTCGCGGAGGTCGTGAAGGCCAAATTAGAAAAAAACTAGTTGAAAAAGGGCAAATCGACGCTATAATTGGACTTCCAGCCAATATGTTTTATGGAACTGGAATTGAAACAGTTATTATCATTTTAAGAAAAGATCGTTTTAAGAATGATATTCTTTTTGTTGATGCCTCAAATTTATTTGTTAAAGATGGTAAAAATAACCGCTTCGCTAAATCACATATCAAAAAAATTGCTGATATTGTTAACTACCGCCTTGAAACTGAAATTTCAAAAATAATCAGTTTTGAAGAAATAGAAAAAAATAATTTTAATTTAAATATTTCACGATATGTTGAACTAACTGGGAAAAAAGAAGAACAACACGACCTATTTTCATTAGTTTTTGGCTCAATTAGTAAAAAAGAACTAAAGCGTTTTGATAACTTTTTCCTCAATTTTCCTAAAATCAAGGAAAAAATGTTTAAAGAAAACCAACAAAACAGCGATTATTACGATTTGCTTTCGCAAGACTATATAAATATTATTTATAATGATAGTGATTTTCAAAATTATTTGGAATCATTCGAATCTAAAGTGGTTAACTTTATTGATTTTTTCAAAAGTAAGGTATCTGATATCAATTCAATTAAGAACATTAAGTTAATTGAGCTAGAAAAAGATATAACTGAGTATATTTTTTCATCTTTAAAGTTTCCATTAATTGATACTTATGATGTTTACCAAATTATAATTGATAATTTTGAAAATGTTAAGGAAGATTTAGAACTTTTACGGGAAAATTTTTCTGATTCTGGCAGTCTAGATATCAAAGAATTTTTAAATGATCAAATTGAATCAGTTGATAGCATTAATCAGAAAGAGAAAGATTTTCGTAGAATTAAGTCGTGAAAATCTAAATTTTTTAGCAATGATTTAATTGAGCAAAAATTTTTTCCAAATGAATTTGCTCAATTAAATAAGGTTCAAGATCAAATTGACCAATTTGAATCTGAAATAAAAGAACTATGCCAGATAATTAGTGATGAAGATAAAACTAATGAAATTTATAACGATGAAAAAAACTCTTGAATTCAAAGTGGTATTAAAAAATTAGCTAAAACATTTAAAGATTCAAAAGAATCATGAGAAAAAGATTCTTTTGAATCTTTAATAATTCAAATTAATGAAAAATATTTAGATATCGATAAAGTAAAAAAAGATTTAACTAATCTAAAAAATGATTTAACTAATAATTCCTACAATCAATATTTGAATTTGAATGAAAAAGATTTTTATGATTTGTTAATTTCAAAATGATGAGAAAAGTTTATTCAAAACTTTAAGGAAAAAAGTGAAGAATTCGTTGATGAGCAAATCTCAGGAATATCCGAAATATTAAACAAATATAAACACACTTTTGTTGATATTCAAAAAAAAGTTTCTGATTTGGAAACAAAAATGTCTACTTTTTTGGATGAACTTGAGGGAAATCCCGCGGACATGGAAGCCATTAAAAAATTATCTAATATTTTGAAGGCAAATTAA
- a CDS encoding restriction endonuclease subunit S, whose translation MSKNKNIPEIRIEGFNPAWVKKRLADALKHEQSWKYIESSTKYFNHGIPVLTPGKTFVLGYAKDTKNIKKASENSPIILFDDFTTQSRFINFDFKVRSSALKLLINKNPKDNLYFHYLILQKIKYTVRHHGRHWLPLFVNFTFFQPGWPEQQKISRLFETLENLVNKLEEKMSLLKNIKNGFTNKMFANFSSNLPSIRFKGFKSAWITDQVKNLFEISRGQSLTKNQIKTRPVERERERERERERERERNRGYIYPVYSSQTENQGILGYYNEFLAENVITWTTAGVNAGAVNFRKGKFFATGSCGILTSKKYPENEFFAIAIGFKTRKNVTNGIIPSLKIIDMAQIELKFTPDISEQQKISELFETFDSLILAYEQKVAYFQKIKKTLLNEMFI comes from the coding sequence ATGTCCAAAAATAAAAACATTCCTGAAATTAGAATAGAAGGATTTAATCCTGCCTGAGTTAAAAAAAGATTGGCCGATGCTTTAAAACACGAACAATCATGAAAATATATTGAGTCATCAACTAAATATTTTAATCATGGAATTCCCGTTTTAACTCCGGGAAAAACTTTTGTGCTTGGTTATGCAAAAGACACAAAAAATATTAAAAAAGCATCAGAAAATTCACCAATAATTTTATTTGATGATTTTACAACTCAATCTCGCTTTATCAATTTTGATTTCAAAGTTAGAAGTTCTGCGCTTAAATTGTTAATCAATAAAAATCCGAAAGATAATCTTTACTTTCATTATTTAATTTTACAAAAAATTAAATACACTGTAAGACATCATGGCCGCCATTGACTTCCTCTTTTTGTTAATTTTACATTTTTTCAACCAGGCTGACCTGAACAGCAAAAAATTTCGCGACTTTTTGAGACACTTGAAAACTTAGTTAATAAACTTGAAGAAAAAATGAGCCTTCTGAAAAATATTAAAAATGGTTTTACTAATAAAATGTTTGCTAATTTTAGTTCAAATCTTCCTTCAATTAGATTCAAAGGTTTCAAATCAGCCTGAATTACTGATCAAGTCAAAAATTTATTCGAGATTTCCCGAGGCCAATCATTAACCAAAAACCAAATAAAAACTAGACCTGTAGAGAGAGAGAGAGAGAGAGAGAGAGAGAGAGAGAGAGAGAGAGAGAGAAACCGCGGCTACATCTATCCGGTTTATTCATCACAAACAGAAAATCAGGGGATTTTAGGCTATTATAACGAGTTTTTAGCTGAAAATGTAATAACTTGGACTACCGCTGGTGTAAATGCTGGCGCTGTTAATTTTCGAAAAGGAAAATTTTTTGCAACAGGTTCTTGTGGAATATTAACTTCAAAAAAATATCCTGAAAACGAATTTTTTGCCATTGCAATTGGATTTAAAACGAGAAAAAATGTCACAAATGGTATTATTCCTTCTCTAAAAATTATTGATATGGCTCAAATTGAACTAAAATTCACTCCTGATATTAGTGAACAGCAAAAAATTTCGGAACTTTTTGAGACTTTTGACTCACTAATTCTTGCATATGAGCAAAAAGTTGCCTATTTTCAAAAAATTAAAAAAACTTTATTAAATGAAATGTTTATTTAG
- a CDS encoding HsdR family type I site-specific deoxyribonuclease has product MKNFKSEQEFEQAIVDRLTSPKNGWQGFRDESGHKNGYSIILENVTEEVLIKNWKDILLHNNKDVLNNVSLSDEEMEQVIEKIHSCPNFVETNILLTNEYIFIKRSNPALEPEKIGKEVQLKIFSKKDIGIGNNIYQIARQVTFKTTKNDEMRADLMLLFNGMPLIHIELKNQSEKIQSAITQIKNYAKSGLYNRIFKLVQIVVAMKPNEMLYLPNTNYIENINEKNFLKWTDKNNRPINDYLELIDKFFSIPMAHKMIGDYIIADNKEKNLKVLRSYQVHAVEEIIGRRLKKDLNFSNNLHECQKGGYVWHSTGSGKTLTSFKLATLILEKELSDIVIFVADRIELVTQTLKSFNNFNSSGKIDVIEAESTENLIDHLSTDSIRQKLIITSIHKQSRITNENFSKKLNKITKKKKIFIFDEAHRTTFGDMFTNILKNMTNSVIFGFTGTPIIEINAKNRVGSDDLGVTTEDNFGPRLHKYTMENAMEDKKVLAFSSEYSFMEHLTSTTLDLVQENVKNKIGITEYHSKFGKNDKQIIDLEEKIFERYGTTHEKQYKEEVVKDILRLWPNRSNKYFYSAILTVESIESAIKYFEIFRKQIDEQKLNLKVTALFDPSIDSSVDSSNKSRGLDKKEDIEKILQQYNKDFRQSFDYNTHKKFKKDIQDRLKRDNLTKLENGSFEGQLDLLIVVDQLLTGYDSKYINTVYFDRLLKYEHLIQAISRTNRIENNENKPFGNIVFYHRPIFLYEKLTEALKAYAYADPKMADPKKIEIFYDEINKNFRNLQELFSGWGYPDFENVRESIDPNEAKKFIECFIKIKKSLICAEILGFSWEKNKENEKIWLNEEQWKKLNVRIEDVRIEYSNTNPNKEYDEVFNELDNLQPSVLREKIDSSYIQSLFYDSNKKVTLEEFLVQVQSEITKFLKVDQPFARDCFIEMYKDNRGIDINICVDEKRSENSDNEINKFAEQMNIDSKKLKNYINDNNAVDFNDRIERLVEGRLNENVKENIIKIKKWANTDENKNKIKKFYHYDLVLEFIEAQRDKLKQ; this is encoded by the coding sequence ATGAAAAATTTTAAAAGTGAACAAGAATTTGAACAAGCAATAGTTGATAGATTAACAAGCCCAAAAAATGGATGGCAAGGTTTTAGAGATGAATCTGGCCATAAAAATGGGTATAGTATCATTTTGGAAAATGTCACAGAAGAAGTTTTAATAAAAAATTGGAAAGATATTTTGCTTCATAACAACAAAGACGTACTTAATAATGTTAGTCTTAGTGATGAAGAAATGGAACAAGTTATTGAAAAAATTCATAGTTGCCCAAACTTTGTTGAAACAAATATATTACTAACTAACGAGTATATTTTCATTAAAAGATCAAATCCAGCGCTAGAGCCGGAAAAAATTGGCAAAGAAGTACAACTAAAAATATTTTCAAAAAAAGATATTGGCATAGGAAATAACATTTACCAAATTGCACGTCAAGTAACATTTAAGACAACAAAAAATGATGAAATGCGTGCTGATTTAATGCTTTTATTTAACGGGATGCCTTTAATTCATATCGAATTAAAAAACCAATCTGAAAAAATTCAAAGCGCTATAACCCAAATTAAAAATTATGCCAAAAGTGGACTTTATAATAGAATCTTCAAATTAGTGCAAATTGTTGTCGCAATGAAACCTAATGAAATGTTGTACTTGCCAAATACAAATTATATTGAAAATATTAATGAAAAAAATTTTTTAAAATGAACTGACAAAAATAATCGTCCTATAAATGATTATTTAGAATTAATTGACAAATTTTTCAGTATTCCAATGGCTCATAAAATGATTGGCGACTATATAATCGCGGATAACAAGGAAAAAAATCTTAAGGTTTTAAGAAGTTATCAAGTTCATGCGGTTGAAGAAATAATTGGCAGGCGATTGAAAAAGGACCTAAATTTTTCTAATAATTTGCATGAGTGCCAAAAAGGCGGGTATGTTTGGCACTCGACAGGATCAGGAAAAACGCTAACTAGTTTTAAATTGGCTACTCTCATTTTGGAAAAAGAGCTTAGTGATATTGTAATTTTTGTTGCTGATCGAATTGAACTCGTCACACAGACATTAAAATCGTTTAATAACTTTAATTCTTCTGGAAAAATCGATGTTATTGAAGCAGAATCAACAGAAAATTTAATTGATCATCTTTCTACTGATTCTATAAGACAAAAATTAATTATAACTTCAATTCATAAGCAATCACGGATAACAAATGAAAATTTCAGTAAAAAGTTAAACAAAATTACAAAAAAGAAAAAAATATTCATTTTTGACGAAGCACACCGAACAACATTTGGCGATATGTTTACTAATATTCTCAAAAACATGACAAATTCAGTTATTTTTGGCTTCACAGGTACACCAATAATTGAAATAAACGCTAAAAATAGGGTAGGTTCTGATGATCTGGGGGTAACTACCGAAGATAATTTTGGTCCAAGATTGCACAAATACACAATGGAAAATGCTATGGAAGACAAAAAAGTCCTAGCATTTAGTTCAGAATACAGTTTTATGGAGCACTTGACTTCTACAACGCTAGATTTAGTTCAAGAAAACGTTAAAAATAAAATCGGAATTACTGAGTATCATTCTAAATTTGGGAAAAATGATAAACAAATTATTGATCTCGAAGAGAAAATTTTCGAGAGATACGGTACAACTCATGAAAAACAATATAAAGAAGAGGTTGTCAAAGATATTTTGAGATTATGACCTAATCGAAGTAATAAATATTTTTACTCAGCAATCCTAACTGTTGAATCAATCGAAAGTGCTATTAAATATTTTGAAATTTTTAGGAAACAAATTGATGAACAAAAGCTAAATTTAAAAGTCACAGCGCTTTTTGATCCTTCAATTGATTCATCTGTTGATTCGTCAAATAAATCGAGAGGATTGGACAAAAAAGAGGATATTGAAAAAATTTTACAACAATACAACAAAGATTTTCGTCAGTCTTTTGATTATAATACCCATAAAAAGTTTAAAAAAGATATTCAAGACAGATTAAAGAGGGATAATTTAACTAAGTTAGAAAATGGCAGTTTCGAAGGTCAATTAGATTTGTTAATTGTTGTTGACCAACTTTTAACAGGTTATGACTCAAAATACATAAACACGGTTTATTTTGATCGACTTCTTAAATACGAACATTTAATTCAGGCAATTTCAAGAACAAACCGCATTGAAAACAATGAAAATAAACCTTTTGGAAATATTGTTTTTTATCACAGGCCAATTTTTTTATATGAAAAGCTTACTGAAGCTTTAAAAGCTTATGCTTATGCCGATCCAAAAATGGCAGATCCAAAGAAAATTGAAATATTTTACGACGAAATTAACAAGAATTTTAGAAATTTACAAGAACTTTTTAGCGGATGAGGCTATCCGGATTTTGAGAATGTACGCGAATCTATCGACCCAAATGAAGCTAAAAAGTTTATAGAATGTTTTATAAAAATCAAAAAAAGTTTAATTTGTGCCGAAATTCTCGGATTTAGTTGGGAAAAAAATAAAGAAAATGAGAAAATCTGATTAAATGAAGAGCAGTGAAAAAAGTTAAACGTGAGAATTGAGGATGTTCGAATTGAATATAGCAACACTAATCCAAACAAAGAATATGATGAAGTTTTTAATGAATTAGACAATCTTCAACCAAGTGTTTTAAGAGAAAAAATCGATTCTTCATATATTCAAAGTTTGTTTTATGACTCCAATAAAAAAGTAACTTTAGAGGAATTTTTAGTGCAAGTTCAAAGCGAAATTACAAAATTTCTTAAAGTTGACCAGCCATTTGCTAGAGATTGTTTTATTGAAATGTATAAAGATAATCGAGGCATTGATATTAATATTTGCGTTGATGAAAAACGGAGTGAAAATTCTGATAATGAAATAAATAAATTCGCTGAACAAATGAATATTGATAGTAAAAAACTTAAAAATTATATTAATGATAATAACGCTGTTGATTTCAACGACCGAATCGAGAGGTTAGTCGAAGGCAGGCTAAATGAAAATGTTAAAGAAAATATTATCAAAATAAAAAAATGAGCTAATACTGATGAAAACAAAAATAAAATCAAAAAATTCTATCATTATGACCTAGTTTTGGAATTTATCGAAGCCCAAAGAGATAAACTTAAACAATAA
- a CDS encoding IS3 family transposase has product MSVIIEHKTKKIRDFKLSVSNDLNLVMDNIKTFRSIDKNFVIHSDHGFQYTSKTYIDKINKMGGTVSLSRIGNSLDNREAEYWFSIIKSECLNELNYSKITFEDLKKIIADYIYWYNNYRIQSILNWKTPQQYVMML; this is encoded by the coding sequence TTGTCTGTAATAATTGAGCATAAAACTAAAAAAATCAGAGATTTTAAATTATCTGTAAGCAATGATCTTAATTTAGTTATGGATAATATAAAGACATTTAGGTCTATTGATAAAAATTTTGTTATTCATTCAGACCATGGATTTCAATACACTTCAAAAACCTATATTGACAAAATAAATAAAATGGGAGGAACTGTTTCATTGTCTCGCATAGGAAATTCTTTGGATAATAGGGAGGCTGAATACTGATTTTCAATTATAAAAAGTGAATGCTTAAACGAGTTAAACTACAGTAAAATAACTTTTGAAGATCTCAAAAAAATAATTGCAGATTATATATATTGATACAACAACTATAGAATTCAATCGATTTTAAATTGAAAAACACCACAGCAATATGTTATGATGTTATAA
- a CDS encoding IS3 family transposase has translation MSRHFKKDEFDMIYKIYNEFGLKQTINYINDISPDTNFITRTQLLRRIKKIIRYYNNGMQDQLLDKKGANRKPGSGKRKKPIEPDWNEFTKEELIEIAKRYYEINKDKLKSGKISEAKTLNIPYSKSAKIFNVCRQSVAKSKTRVIKVREHKNDAIIKQSFLDNKGRYGRIRLSAYISMKYNIDINARSLGRHLKRLNLVCKIRKKRRKTKLRTPNSHCRILLNATTMIN, from the coding sequence ATGTCAAGACACTTTAAAAAAGATGAGTTTGATATGATTTATAAAATTTACAATGAATTTGGATTGAAACAAACAATAAATTATATAAATGATATTTCGCCAGATACAAATTTTATAACCAGAACACAACTACTTCGAAGAATCAAAAAAATTATTCGGTATTATAATAATGGTATGCAAGATCAATTATTAGATAAAAAAGGTGCGAACAGAAAGCCAGGAAGTGGCAAACGTAAAAAACCAATTGAACCTGATTGAAACGAATTTACAAAAGAAGAATTAATAGAAATAGCTAAGAGATATTACGAAATCAATAAAGATAAATTAAAATCAGGAAAAATTAGTGAAGCCAAAACGCTAAATATTCCCTACAGCAAATCAGCAAAAATTTTTAATGTATGCAGACAATCAGTGGCAAAATCTAAAACTAGAGTTATAAAAGTAAGGGAGCACAAAAATGATGCAATAATTAAACAATCCTTTCTTGATAACAAAGGTAGATATGGTCGCATAAGGTTGAGTGCTTATATTTCTATGAAATATAATATTGACATTAACGCTCGAAGTCTTGGAAGACATTTAAAAAGATTGAATTTAGTATGCAAAATTAGAAAAAAAAGAAGAAAGACGAAATTAAGAACACCAAATTCGCACTGCCGGATATTGTTAAACGCGACTACAATGATAAATTAA